The following proteins are encoded in a genomic region of Drosophila willistoni isolate 14030-0811.24 chromosome 3R, UCI_dwil_1.1, whole genome shotgun sequence:
- the LOC6650725 gene encoding histone-lysine N-methyltransferase, H3 lysine-79 specific isoform X3 has translation MATPQVKDLVLRSPAGSSDVITFAWPLQVGHGQDKHDNGFDIIDTIKFVCDELPSISSAFEEINLHQIDTACYKTMTNLVDRFNKAVDSIVALEKGTSLPAERLNKFAHPSLLRHILQLVYNAAVLEPDKLNQYEPFSPEVYGETSYELVQQMLKHVTVSKEDTFIDLGSGVGQVVLQMAGSFPLKTCIGIEKADTPARYAERMDLFFRQYMGWFGKRFCEYKLIKGDFLVDEHREKITSSTLVFVNNFAFGPTVDHQLKERFADLRDGARVVSSKSFCPLNFRITDRNLSDIGTIMHVSEIPPLKGSVSWTCKPVSYYLHVIDRTKLEQYFQRLKTKGGDHDHVGTVRTTRDRAKREANIGSGSAGSHHNNNHNNNHNNNNNNHQQRGAEREQSNGGTSSRHQSQSPANVNASGAMGSGLSSGTGGGSGGNNGGVASKTTRQQAQQQQQQQQQQQRSLDMDSTSDSDGDATTGNGGNTTTTTNTTSTSNGGGPMTRKVWSDWCSSKGKSSQSDEEENNNTNGGGSATASGRQSRATTNTTIQKKRKKLTRKAAIASKSAAAAQRATAEAAAVAAAAATSKDSSSKEDQPPRAASTGPGIGGGRKGRLKKGARGRKCLKIAGLDVLHKQTVLSTTGDANAKKLPAAPGTVDQQLTSLLTENMDHNELDIPLAPQHTPYALQILLDVFRSQYMSMIEHMKSSAYLPQVQKQIAQEQERMARLKNRASQLDKQIKVLIDDSVALLKIRMNELGISVNSPNDLIAQAKEIVGRHKDLQHTVSKMRNEVTFYEGEQKLMLSKQLKHLPEYQKLFGNSLNGKVKMEMPQELSETTAQELVLKEIANTLSQRKKLYAQVSTIEQETSVLQKTAEERTTAAALLAQGTNISLAASSSSNSGSTNNPAPPPPPLPPASSSSSSVAVAATSLAAAAPSASSLSVSVPNCKMTTTTNSSSTTNNHVKSARRSREHRARSQEWPEVPEVGKIQESNPEVLAQKIVETCRQIEAGHYQVNGKNKTNAEMNQQTPPPPPATTTSTAAVKSMYKDSTLMPAPKQQQQQQQQQQMQLLSSILPKCELPGLLSSSILNSASSSSSSSSSSIMGRSAVSSIKQESPKVANFEDRLKSIITTALNEDQEQRSKASTTAMDSLPPPTPTQSPAPKRSKPQQQHHHHHHNNNHHQQQQQQQQHQQQSQMHPLHNIITVSTQGLMHLNANTTISPITPPLPGPAAGATASTAPPPPANLPYGAGVYGGKNHGGKYHHQMPIKESKYSPAARHGQHAQLTPTPTSSSSHMANLYGPTGPGVGSASSANANPPPPAAAAAANDLSYGQRRRGTVSASSYEHFMVQQQQQQQQHALMLAAAAHAAQRQQMRTEEQPQPQQHRLPQHHLLHHQQQQQQQHHSHPAHHHPNEFKTPAENLQLQRSSSREQLMLVEQQQAPPSHIELLPRSSSANSLDYGSNASSTGGGYRVRPPSRPSSNSSQPDYTQVSPAKMALRRHLSQEKLNQPPQATSTPPTGQQTPSSGGGKTIGDLVNGEIERTLEISQQSIINVAVNMSTTGVGAAAAAHFMDRAFPNERLLINLNAQRPERVNIRPIQDDHHAGGSSTDQPTNYSQQQQQQQQATASGSNLATLAHVAYAQKSQRPMSTSSASASAINPSRSGRDYQPVALPRAEMKGCIEAYFHEEQQQQQQQQKTKNAAVGGVGRASRLNGANPPLEGLAASLQDHVRARKYKEENEERQRRAAAAASSSSANAASSSSSSGGGPSTELNPHYAHQAPPAHTYLHMQQQQQQHHQPNSHQHLNGTPHKVEIGIKRTSPLAPHQQPPRPAKLAHFETQQQQPHLYANGQVVLPPPPAAHEATTTPSPTPSSSSSSCGAGGGGGGRRSKLLIDPPLLMSPEINSLMVDERSLPLSVHHNHQQQQQQQHLHHNHHHPHAHQVAQQQQQAHRLPLHGQATLNMNATRGNSSSSSSSSNNNNNANAADDDDVIAADDESHWQHRVSSGFDRLVAFASTELDKTRRSIDGDTVPASISCNTSPDSGITTHSSSNSDAARTFLSTSSSSSQLELPPSSGSSSSNQSLYNSQQAHNQQQHLHHGAQQLAQPQLPQPHHLNAADHLSDSSMKSTASSSLAAGTSLKTISPVDPSAIESPPLSDVGLPRTPSPSAVSVATPPPIAANAGPPQTMPMANELRIPLKYQRKSKIGSEKHYKKKFCERNWEYDCEDELLAYSNLSAPATAADAAGNGPGVMDSSGGGGGGGLNANPKSGKSPKDKSSPHQQQQHQQQQHHHKSSKFRPKGKDWDWSLDSRSQTGELMPTPNTTSGSHNNNSSSATTTSN, from the exons ATGGCAACACCCCAAGTCAAGGACTTGGTGTTGCGTTCGCCCGCTGGCTCTTCGGATGTCATCACATTTGCTTGGCCCCTGCAAGTTGGACATGGACAGGATAAGCATGACAACGGCTTCGATATTATCGATACAATCAAATTCGTTTGCGATGAGCTGCCATCAATATCATCCGCATTCGAGGAGATTAATCTCCATCAAATTGACACTGCCTGCTACAAGACTATGACAAATCTTGTCGATCGTTTTAATAAAGCTGTCGACAGTATTGTTGCATTG GAAAAAGGAACTTCACTGCCCGCCGAGCGCTTGAATAAGTTCGCTCATCCTAGCCTTTTAAGACATATATTGCAATTAGTTTACAATGCTGCCGTTTTGGAGCCCGATAAGCTCAATCAGTATGAGCCATTTTCACCCGAAGTCTATGGCGAGACATCGTATGAGTTGGTACAACAAATGCTCAAACATGTCACAGTCAGCAAAGAGGATACGTTCATTGATCTCGGTTCCGGTGTGGGACAAGTTGTACTTCAAATGGCCGGATCGTTTCCCCTTAAAACCTGCATTGGCATCGAAAAGGCCGATACGCCGGCCCGTTATGCCGAGCGTATGGATTTGTTTTTTCGCCAATATATGGGTTGGTTTGGCAAACGATTTTGTGAATACAAATTGATTAAAGGTGACTTTCTTGTCGATGAGCATCGAGAGAAGATAACCTCATCCACATTGGTGTTTGTGAATAATTTTGCCTTTGGACCAACGGTGGATCATCAGTTGAAGGAGCGTTTTGCCGATTTACGTGATGGCGCTCGTGTTGTATCCTCAAAATCATTTTGCCCATTGAATTTTCGCATTACGGATAG AAATCTAAGTGATATTGGCACTATAATGCATGTTAGCGAAATACCACCATTGAAGGGTTCCGTATCCTGGACATGTAAACCTGTATCGTATTATCTGCATGTGATTGATCGTACTAAATTAGAGCAATACTTTCAACGTCTGAAAACCAAAGGGGGTGACCATGATCACGTGG gTACCGTGCGCACTACACGGGATCGTGCCAAGCGTGAGGCCAATATTGGTTCAGGATCTGCTGGAAGCCATCACAATAATAATCACAATAATAAccacaataacaataacaataaccaTCAGCAGAGAGGAGCAGAACGAGAACAGTCGAATGGTGGAACTTCATCGCGTCATCAATCACAATCACCGGCTAATGTGAATGCTAGTGGTGCCATGGGCAGTGGTTTAAGCAGCGGAACAGGAGGAGGAAGTGGTGGTAATAATGGTGGAGTTGCCTCTAAGACAACCCGCCAGCaagcccagcagcagcaacaacaacaacagcagcaacaacgaaGTCTTGACATGGACAGCACATCGGATAGTGATGGCGATGCCACAACTGGAAATGGCGGTAATACCACCACaaccaccaacaccacatCCACCTCAAATGGTGGTGGACCCATGACACGAAAAGTATGGTCCGATTGGTGCAGctccaaaggcaaatcatctCAATCCGATGAGGAGGAGAATAACAATACAAATGGAGGTGGCAGTGCAACCGCCAGTGGTCGTCAGTCGCGAGCCACCACAAACACCACGATACAGAAGAAGCGTAAAAAGCTAACACGCAAAGCAGCCATTGCCAGTAAATCAGCGGCTGCTGCCCAACGGGCTACTGCCGAGGCAgcggctgttgctgctgcagcagctaCCAGCAAGGATTCCAGCTCTAAGGAGGATCAACCACCGAGAGCGGCAAGCACCGGTCCGGGCATTGGTGGCGGGCGCAAGGGTCGCTTAAAGAAGGGCGCCCGCGGTCGCAAGTGTCTGAAAATAGCCGGCTTGGATGTTTTGCATAAGCAGACGGTTCTTAGCACTACGGGAGATGCCAATGCAAAGAAATTGCCCGCAGCTCCTGGCACTGTGGATCAGCAATTGACGTCACTGCTCACCGAAAATATGGATCACAATGAGCTGGATATACCGCTGGCGCCACAGCATACCCCGTATGCCTTGCAAATTCTGCTTGATGTCTTCCGATCTCAATACATGTCTATGATTGAGCACATGAAATCGAGTGCCTATCTGCCGCAGGTGCAGAAACAAATCGCCCAAGAGCAAGAGCGCATGGCCAGGCTAAAGAACCGTGCCAGTCAGTTGGACAAACAGATCAAGGTGCTCATCGATGACAGTGTGGCATTGCTTAAGATACGCATGAATGAATTGGGCATCAGTGTGAACTCCCCCAACGATCTGATTGCCCAGGCCAAGGAGATTGTGGGTCGGCATAAGGATCTACAGCATACGGTTAGCAAAATGCGCAATGAGGTGACCTTCTATGAGGGAGAACAGAAGCTGATGCTTAGTAAACAATTGAAACATTTGCCCGAGTATCAGAAATTATTTGGTAACTCATTGAATGGCAAAGTGAAGATGGAAATGCCGCAAGAGCTGTCGGAGACAACAGCCCAAGAGCTTGTGTTGAAGGAAATAGCCAATACGTTGAGTCAGCGCAAGAAATTGTATGCTCAAGTCTCAACAATAGAGCAAGAGACATCGGTTCTGCAAAAGACAGCGGAGGAGAGGACCACAGCGGCTGCCCTGTTGGCTCAAGGTACAAACATTAGCCTggcagccagcagcagcagcaatagtgGATCTACAAATAATCCAGCACCCCCTCCACCACCTCTGCCaccagcatcatcatcatcttcatcagtCGCAGTCGCAGCAACATctttagcagcagcagcaccatcaGCTTCTTCTCTTTCCGTGTCCGTGCCAAATTGTAAGATGACAACCACGACAAATAGTAGTAGCACAACCAATAATCATGTGAAAAGTGCCCGACGTAGTCGTGAGCATCGTGCTCGCTCCCAGGAATGGCCTGAAGTGCCCGAAGTTGGTAAGATTCAAGAGAGCAATCCAGAGGTTCTTGCACAGAAAATTGTCGAGACATGCCGTCAAATTGAGGCTGGTCATTATCAAGTGAATGGTAAGAATAAGACCAATGCTGAAATGAATCAACAAACTCCTCCACCGCCACCAGCAACTACCACATCAACGGCAGCAGTGAAATCCATGTATAAGGATAGCACTCTGATGCCAGCACctaagcaacagcagcagcagcaacaacagcagcaaatgcaattgCTTTCTTCTATATTGCCAAAATGTGAGTTACCTGGTCTGTTATCATCCTCCATTCTGAACTCCgcctcctcatcatcatcgtcatcatcttcGTCCATTATGGGACGCAGTGCCGTTAGCAGCATTAAACAAGAATCACCAAAAGTGGCCAATTTTGAGGATCGTTTGAAGAGCATCATTACGACAGCCTTGAATGAAGATCAAGAGCAGCGTAGCAAGGCATCAACAACAGCCATGGATTCTCTGCCACCGCCAACACCCACACAAAGTCCAGCTCCAAAGCGTAGCaagccacagcagcagcaccaccaccaccaccacaacaacaaccaccaccaacagcagcagcaacaacaacaacatcaacagcaatCCCAAATGCATCCCCTACACAATATTATAACTGTTTCCACTCAGGGATTGATGCATTTGAATGCCAATACCACCATATCGCCCATTACACCACCATTGCCAGGACCAGCAGCTGGAGCAACTGCCTCCACAGCTCCGCCACCGCCAGCTAACTTACCCTACGGTGCTGGAGTTTATGGTGGTAAGAATCATGGTGGCAAATATCATCATCAAATGCCCATAAAGGAATCGAAATATTCACCGGCGGCGCGTCATGGCCAACATGCGCAATTGACGCCAACGCCAACCTCGTCATCTTCCCATATGGCCAATTTATATGGGCCAACTGGTCCTGGCGTTGGTTCTGCCAGTTCTGCCAATGCTAATCCTCCTcctccagcagcagcagcagcagcaaatgaTTTAAGCTATGGTCAACGTCGTCGGGGTACAGTGAGTGCCTCGTCCTATGAGCATTTTATGgttcaacagcaacaacagcagcaacaacatgcCCTTATGTTGGCCGCTGCCGCCCATGCGGCGCAGCGGCAACAGATGCGAACCGAGGAACAGccacaaccacaacaacatcGTCTGCCGCAGCATCATTTGCTacatcatcaacagcaacaacaacaacaacatcattcTCATCCAGCTCATCATCATCCCAACGAATTCAAGACACCAGCTGAGAATCTACAACTTCAACGTTCCAGCTCACGTGAGCAATTGATGTTGGTGGAACAACAACAGGCCCCACCATCCCATATCGAATTGTTGCCACGTTCGAGTTCGGCGAATTCCTTGGATTATGGCTCTAATGCCTCCTCAACGGGTGGTGGCTACCGTGTGCGTCCACCCAGCCGACCGAGTTCAAATTCCTCACAACCGGACTACACACAAGTATCACCAGCCAAAATGGCCTTACGTCGTCATCTCTCGCAAGAGAAGCTAAATCAACCACCGCAGGCCACATCGACACCGCCAACGGGGCAGCAGACGCCTTCTTCTGGTGGTGGCAAAACCATAGGTGATCTGGTCAATGGTGAGATTGAGCGTACTCTGGAGATTTCCCAACAGAGCATTATCAATGTGGCCGTCAATATGAGCACAACGGGTGTGggagcagcagccgcagcccATTTCATGGATCGGGCATTCCCCAATGAACGTCTGCTCATCAATCTGAATGCTCAGAGGCCGGAGCGTGTAAATATTAGGCCCATACAGGACGATCATCATGCCGGAGGATCATCTACTGACCAGCCCACCAATTAcagccaacagcaacagcagcagcaacaggcgACAGCATCAGGCAGTAATTTGGCTACCCTAGCTCATGTGGCTTATGCACAGAAATCACAGAGACCCATGTCGACATCATCAGCATCCGCATCGGCAATTAATCCATCGCGTTCTGGACGAGATTATCAGCCAGTGGCTTTGCCACGTGCTGAAATGAAGGGATGCATTGAGGCCTATTTCCATgaggagcaacagcaacagcagcaacaacaaaagaccAAGAATGCTGCGGTTGGAGGAGTTGGTAGAGCATCGCGTTTAAATGGAGCCAATCCGCCTCTGGAGG GTCTAGCCGCTTCTCTGCAAGATCATGTGCGAGCCAGGAAATACAAAGAGGAGAATGAAGAGCGTCAACGGAGGGCGGCGGCAGCTGCCTCATCGTCCTCTGCAAACGCCGCATCTTCTTCATCCTCGTCTGGTGGAGGGCCATCAACTGAGTTAAATCCACATTATGCTCATCAGGCACCCCCTGCCCATACCTATCTGCacatgcagcagcagcagcagcagcatcatcagcCAAATTCACATCAACATTTAAATGGAACACCGCACAAAGTCGAAA TTGGCATTAAGCGTACATCTCCGCTGGCTCCGCACCAGCAACCACCTCGTCCAGCCAAATTGGCACACTTTGAaacccagcagcagcaaccacaTCTTTATGCCAATGGACAAGTGGTGTTGCCGCCACCGCCAGCAGCACATGAAGCAACCACAACTCCCTCGCCCACACcttcatcatcgtcgtcgtcgtgtgGTGctggtggaggaggaggaggcagACGAAGTAAACTTTTGATAGATCCACCGTTGTTAATGAGTCCAGAGATAAATTCATTGATGGTCGATGAGCGATCATTGCCACTGTCGGTGCATCATaatcatcaacagcagcagcagcaacaacatctacaccataatcatcatcatccacatGCACATCAAGTggcacagcagcagcagcaagcacATCGTTTGCCACTCCATGGACAAGCAACTTTAAACATGAATGCAACACgtggcaacagcagcagcagcagcagcagcagtaacaacaataataatgcgAATGCCGCCGATGATG ATGATGTTATAGCTGCCGATGATGAGTCACATTGGCAACATCGTGTCAGCTCTGGTTTCGATCGTTTAGTGGCCTTCGCCAGCACCGAATTGGACAAGACGAGGCGTAGCATTGATGGCGATACAGTTCCGGCTTCGATTAGCTGCAACACATCACCGGATTCGGGAATTACCACACACAGTAGCAGCAATTCGGATGCAGCGCGTACATTTCTGTCCACCTCATCGAGTTCGTCGCAATTGGAGCTGCCGCCAagcagtggcagcagcagcagcaatcaaAGTCTGTACAACAGCCAACAGGCCCAcaatcagcagcagcatcttCATCATGGGGCGCAGCAATTGGCCCAGCCTCAGTTGCCACAGCCTCACCATTTGAATGCTGCCGATCATTTGAGTGACAGTAGCATGAAATCCACAGCCTCATCCTCTCTGGCAGCCGGTACTTCGTTGAAGACCATCTCGCCGGTGGATCCGAGTGCCATTGAGTCGCCGCCGCTCTCTGATGTCGGTTTGCCACGTACACCCAGTCCCAGTGCGGTCAGCGTGGCCACGCCTCCACCAATTGCCGCCAATGCTGGACCGCCGCAGACTATGCCAATGGCCAATGAGTTGCGTATACCATTGAAATATCAACGTAAATCGAAAATCGGTTCCGAGAAGCATTATAAGAAAAAGTTTTGTGAACGCAACTGGGAATACGATTGTGAGGATGAATTGCTTGCATATTCCAATTTAAGTGCTCCAGCCACAGCAGCAGATGCAGCCGGCAATGGTCCAGGTGTTATGGATTCTAGCGGCggtggtggaggaggagggTTGAATGCAAATCCAAAGTCTGGTAAATCACCCAAGGATAAATCATCACcacatc aacaacaacaacaccagcagcagcaacatcatcacaAATCATCGAAATTTAGGCCCAAAGGCAAAGATTGGGATTGGTCATTGGATAGTCGCAGTCAGACGGGCGAACTAATGCCAACTCCAAACACAACGTCTGGCAGtcacaataacaacagcagctctgcaacaacaacgagtaattga